The proteins below are encoded in one region of Loxodonta africana isolate mLoxAfr1 chromosome 5, mLoxAfr1.hap2, whole genome shotgun sequence:
- the LOC100666763 gene encoding cytochrome c oxidase subunit 7B, mitochondrial: MISEPSSLNTTSTSSVGKTPERRSECRSDVIGPLFFFRSLCIKIHQQLQLTAILSASMMFPLARKVLRSLQLRSFQQMMARQSHQKHLPDFHDKYGDAILASGATFCFVAWVFVITQIGLKWNLSPVGRITPKEWRK, encoded by the coding sequence ATGATATCAGAACCCTCAAGCCTAAACACTACTTCAACAAGTAGTGTAGGCAAAACACCCGAAAGAAGATCTGAGTGTAGATCAGATGTCATTGGCCCACTTTTCTTTTTCAGGTCTCTTTGCATCAAAATACACCAGCAGCTGCAATTAACTGCAATCCTGTCAGCCTCCATGATGTTTCCCTTAGCCAGAAAGGTACTGCGCAGTCTTCAGCTTCGGAGCTTTCAGCAAATGATGGCAAGACAAAGCCACCAAAAGCACCTACCAGATTTTCATGACAAATATGGTGATGCTATACTAGCCAGTGGAGCAACATTCTGCTTTGTTGCATGGGTATTTGTAATCACACAGATTGGACTAAAATGGAACCTGTCCCCTGTGGGCAGAATCACCCCAAAGGAATGGAGGAAGTAA